In Streptomyces nojiriensis, the sequence CTGCTCCTGGTACTCGCGGAGGGGAACCGGTCCTTGCCCGAGCGGGCGGCGCCTTGTGCTCATCACCGAAGTCTCGCAGCCTGCCTGACGGACCATCCGGGGCGGGGGGATCACTCGGCGGTCATCGGCGTCGCGGTAAACCGTCGGCCGGGCTCAGGCCGAGGAGGGAGGCGTCTTTGTTCCGGCTGCCGGTGACGGCGTCGGTTCCGGAACGGGGCCTCGCCGCTGCCCGGAGCCGGTCGCGGCGCGGGACGGCGCGGTAGCGCGGACCCGTTGACGTCTGAGGGCCGGGACCCCCAACAGCCCGAACCCGAGGGCCGCCGCCGTGAGATGGCCGACGGTGGTGAAGTCCGGCAGCGGCCCGCTCCAGTCGGCTCCGCCGAGCGGCCAGGCGATGACGAAGGCGGCCCAGGGAAGGCGGCCCCGGCGCGGCAGGGCGAGCGTGCCGATCGCCAGCACGGTCTGGGCTCCGTAGCTGACCCCGTAGTCCAAGGCCTGCCGGACGGCCGCCGGATACCAACCGTGCCGCAACGCAACGGCGATGACGACAGCGGTGAGCAGGGTGGCCGCGACGTGCCCGCCGAGGAACACGGCCACGGCGCGCACCCTCCCCCACCGGTGCTCCACCCAGGCCAGGAAGCAGCAGACGCCGAGGCCCAAGGTGATCAGCGTGCCCACGAAGTCGGTCGAGGTGACGTCCGTGAGCGTACCGTCGAAGAACAGCGCGCTGCCGAGCAGCGCGGGCACCGGATGGTCCTGCAGGTTGTCCAGGTTGGTGCTGACGTGGCCCAGCACGGCGGCCGCCCGTTCGGTGGACAGGCCGTGGCCGACCCAGGCGTGGCTGCCCAGGAGCAGGCAGACGTAGGCGAGGGTCAGCGGCGCGCGGCGCGGGTACCCCCGCACGGCGCGGACGAGCCCGTCCAGAGCACCCCGCAGTGACTGAGAGTTCATACCGTGGCATTCTCCAGGTCGCACCGAGGGCCGGGATCGGCGGGTGCCGGCGGGTGCCGGCGGCCGTCCCGGTCGGGGCCGGGCCCCCGTGTCAGTCCTCCAGGCGGGACAGCCAGGTGGCGAGCAGCGTTTCGAGTACCGCGGCCTCCTCGGGCGTCACGAGGTCCAGCAGGCGGCGTTCGTTGCGCATGTGGTCGGTGAACGCCCGGTCCACGAGGTCGCGTCCGGCCGAGGTGAGGGCGACGATCCGGCCGCGCTGGTCGTCGTCGGAGCGTCGGCGGGTGACGAGTCCGGACCGCTCCAGGCGGTCGATCCGCTTGGTCATCGCACCGGTGGTGACCATGGTGTGCGCGGCGAGCTCGCCCGGCGCCCGCTCGAAGGGCTCACCTGCACGGCGCAGTGCGCACAGGACGTCGAACTCCCCCTCGCTGAGGCCGTAGCGGTCGTAGACGAGGCCGAGTTCCGCGCCGAGCCGGTCGGCGAGGCGGTGCAGTCGGCCGATCACGCCCTGTGGGCCGACATCGAGGTCAGGCCTTTCGCGACGCCAGTCGGCCTGGATCCTGGCCACCCGGTCCAGGGGCGGATCGTGCTCGACGGACATTTTTGCTTCCATGGAAGCTATATTACCTTCCATGGAAGCAAATGTGCGCTGGGTGGCGCTGACCGCAGTGGCACCGGTGGCCTGGGGAGCCAACTACTTCGTCACCCATGAGTTCCTGCCTGCGGACCACCCGCTGTACGGGGCCGCCCTGCGGGCGCTGCCGGCCGGCCTGGTCCTGCTGGCGCTGTGCCGTCGGCGGCCGCACGGCGCGTGGTGGGGGCGGTCCGCCCTGCTCGGGCTGCTCAACGTGAGCGTGTTCTTCTTCCTCGTCTCACCGCCTCCCAGCTGCTGCCGACGAGCGTGGCCGCGACCGTCATGGCCGCCTCCCCCTTGATCATGATGCTCGCCGCCTGGCCCCTGGTCGCCGAGCGGCCCGGCATCGCCCACCTGGCGGGCGCCGTGATCGGGCTGGGCGGGGTGTGCCTCATGCTGCTCGGGGGCGTGGGCGGGATCAGCCTGCCGGGCGTCCTGGCCTCGGCCGCGGCGGTGCTGGTGTCGTCCGTCGGCCACGTCCTGGCCAAGCGGTGGAACACCGGCGCCGACGGGGACACCGGCGCCGGTGTGCTCGCGTCGACCGCTTGGCAGCTCACCGCCGGAGGCCTGCTCCTGCTGCCGGTGGCCGTGGCCGTCGAGGGCGCCCCGCCACCGATGTCCCCGTCGGCCCTGCTCGCGTTCTGCTACGTCGGCCTGGTCGCCACCGCGCTGGCCTTCGCCATCTGGTTCGCCGGCCTTCGCCGCCTGCCCGCCGGGACGGTCGGTCTGATAGGGCTGCTCAATCCGGTCACCGGCGTACTGCTCGGGACGGTGGTCGCCGGGGAGGTGCTGACGGGCCGACAGCTGTGCGGACTGGCACTCGTACTGGGCGCGGTCGCCCTCGGCCGGCCCCCGGGCAGAGGCGGACGGGCGAGCCGGGGTACGGCGGCGGGCGGCGGACGAGCACGTCGCGAAGGTCAGGTGGGCGCGGCTCAGTCGTCCGGGCAGAGGACGAAGAGGGGGAAGGCCAGCCGTCGGGGCTGAGTGCCGATCTCGTCGAGTGCGGCGCGGATCTCGTGCAGGTGGTCGGTGGTCATCTGCAGTGGGGGTTCGTGGGGCTGGTAGGTGGTGCGGACCGGGTAGTCCACGCCCGGTTCGGTGGTCATCTCGATGTGACAGCCCATGACGTGGGTGACCGGTCGGCGTTCGCAGAACTCGATCAGCCGGTCGATGGTCCGGGTGAACGCGTGCCGATCCTGGATGTAGAGGCGGCCCGGATAGACCGTGTCGCCGGTGAGCAGGAACCCGGTCCACGGGTCGTAGTACGTGACGGCGCTCTCGTGGTGCCCGGGGGTGGCCAGGCACTCGAGCCCGCGGCCGCCCAGATCGACCCTAGCCGTGGCGGTGGGGTTCTCGTCGAATCCGAAATGCTTCCAGGCCGTGGGCAGGTCTGCCGCGACCACTGTGGTGTCGGGACGGCCGGCGAACTGGCCGTCGCCCGCGGTGTGGTCGCCGTGGGCATGGGTGTGCAGCACCAGCAGGTGGTACTCCTGGCGGGGGTGGCGGGCGAGCCAGCCGTCGACGAGCCGGTCCACCACCGGGCGCAAGGGGAAGAACTCACCGGACGCAGTGGCCCCGGTATCGATCAGCACCGCCCGGTCGTTGCCGAACAGCAGGAAGAGAAACGGCGCTTCGTAGTCGATCGCCATGTTCTGCCGCAGGATGACCGTGTGCTCGTCGTACGCGTAGACCTGGATGTCCGGGTCGGTGTTGTGCTTGGCCGATGGTGAGCCGTGGATCCAGCGGACGTCCAACTCGCGAGGCCGAGAAGCCGGGCTGTCGAAATCGATGAAGGACGTGCCTTCAGCCATGACGCCTCCTGCGTGCGTCGTCTTGGCGGGCCGGGTACGGCGCACATCTCGTCCGGGGTGGGCACGTACGAGCCTCCGCCGCGACGCTACCACGAGATTGATCCACTGCCCTGGTGGTGCCCGGCGCCCGTGCGGCGACGGCAGTGCCCTTCGCCGAGAAACCTCGGTAGGAATGTGTGAAATTCATTCGTCGGCATTTCGCCGGCCGCTCGGCACCACAGCAGCTGACGTCACCTCACATTGCCTGCCCGACCGCCGATTTCAGGCCATGAGGCCATGGCAATTCGAAGCGGTAGCCGATAGCGCACCGCTACGATTCGATCATGGGACCCCTGAAACCGAATCTCATTGAACTCATAGTCGGCCTCATCGCCTTCTCCGTGGTCTTCGCGACCCTGGCCAAGGTCCTCCTGCCGAGGATCAACAGGACCCTCGCCGAGCGCGAGGAGGCCACCGCGGGCGCGCTCGAGCGGGCCGAGGTGGTCCAGAGGGAGGCGCAGCGCCTTCGGACCGAGTACCAGGCGGAGTTGAGTGCCGCCCGTCACGAGGCCGCCCAGATCCGCCAGGCCGCACACGAGGAGGGCCTCACCCTCCTCGCCGCCGTCCGCTCGGAGGGGCAGAAGGCGCGCGAGGACATGGTCGCCGCGGCCACCGTGCAGCTGGAGGCCGACCGGGTGATCGCCGAGGCGGAGCTCCGCGAGCACGTCCTCGGGCTGGCCACCGAGCTGGCCGGCCGCATCATCGGCGAACCGCTCACCGACGTCGACCGTGCCCGCGCCGTCGCCGACGAGTTCTTCGCCGAGACCGAGGCCGAGGCCGACACCAAGGGCTGAGTCCACGGCCGCTCCCGCGCACCAGGTCCGGGACGGGCGCGTGCTCCGTCACCCCACCATTCCAGCCCGTCTCTTCCGGATCTTGCCGGGCCCGCGACGCCCGGCACCGCACCTGGCCGCGTTGTCGGGGCACCCGAGTACGTCCAGTACACGGGCGCCCCTCCGCCTTGCCCTGCACGGCACCGGACGCCGCGGGCTCGGCCGACAAGATCCGAAAGAGACGGCCTAGAGTGGGGCCCCGAACGGAGAGGTGGGCGATGACGAACCGTCACGCGGTGGTGGTCGGAGCCGGAATCGGCGGCCTCACGGGCGCCGTCGCACTGCACCGCCGGGGCTGGCGCGTGACCGTCTGCGAACGCTCCCCCGAACCCCCCGTCACCGGCGCCGGCATCGGCCTCGCCCCCAACGCCCTGCGCGCACTCGACGCGGTCGGCGTCGATGTCTCCCGAGCGATCGGCGGCGCCGTACCCGCGACGATGGGCGTGCGGCGCCCCGACGGCCGGTGGCTCACCCGGGCGGGCACCGCCGACATGGCGGCCCGCTACGGCATGGCGCCCCTCGCCGTCCCGCGCCCGGCCCTCACCGCCACCCTCGCCGCCGCGCTGCCGCCGTCCGCCCTGCGGTACGGCACCGAGGTGACCGGGGTCGACGATGCCGAGGACCGGCCGACCGTCCGTACGGCGGCGGGCCCGGGCATCCGAGCCGATCTGGTCGTCGCCGCCGACGGCATCCACAGTCCGCTGCGCCGCGCGCACTTCCCCGCGCACCCCGGACTGCACTATCTCGGTGAGACGGCCTGGCGGACCATCGTGGACGCCCCGGACCTGCGGATACCGGCCATGAGCGAGACGTGGGGGCGGGGGGAGCGGTTCGGGGTGACCCCCCTCGTGGACGGCCGCTACTACCTCTACGCCACCGCGGTCGTCCCGCCGGACACCCGTCTCACCGACCCGCGCACCGAACTGCGGCGGCGCTTCGGCACATGGCACGACCCCATTCCGGCGCTGCTGGACCGCGTCGGGCGCCAGGGCGCTGCCGATGTCCTGCGGAACGACCTCTACGACCTGGCCGCCCCGCTCCCGTACCTGCACCACGGCCGGATCGCCTGGCTGGGCGACGCGGCCCACGCCATGGCCCCCAACCTGGGGCAGGGCGGCTGCCAGGCCATCGAGGACGCTGTGGTCCTCGCCCGTCTGCTGCCCGCCGGAGAGCGCGGCGACGGCGGGGACACCGCCGTTCCGGCCGCCCTCGCCGCGTACACCGCCGCCCGCCACGCCCGCACCGACGCCGTGCGCCTTCGTGCCCGCCGCGTCGGACGGCTGGGCGTGCTGCGCAACCCGGTCGTGGTGGCCGTCCGTGATCTCGCGGTCCGGGTCACCCCGGCCCGTCTGGCCCTGCGCGGCATGGACGACCTCTTCAACGGGTTCCGCCTCCCCGCGTAGCGGTGGGGGCGGTCCGGGACGGCCCTCAGGTGGTGCGGGCTGGGAAGGAGAAGCTGTAGCCCTGCTCCGTGAGCCAGGGCAGGTACTCCTTCAGCGCGGCGACGGTCTCGCTGCGGTCGCCGCCGCCGTCGTGGAAGAGGACCGTCGGCTGCCGGGGGAGCTTGCCCTCCACGGAGGAGAGGATGGCCTTCAGGCCCGGCCTGCTCCAGTCCTGGGGATCGACGCTCCAGCCCAGCGGCCGCATCCCGCTCGCGGCGGCGATCGCGCGGCTGTCCGGGGTGAAGGCTCCGCCCGGCGCGCGGTAGTAGGCGACCGGGACCCCGGGAACCGCCTTCTCGATCATGGCCTTGCCGTCGAGGATCTGCTGCCGCTGGTAGGCGACGGGCTTGTGGTCCATCGTGACGTCGTGGTCGACGGAGTGGTCGCACAGCCGGTGCCCGTCGGCGGCAACCGCACGCACCAGCTCCGGGTACTTCTGCGCCTTGGTGCCGATCATGCAGAAAGTGGCCTTGACGTGGTTCTTTCGCAGCGTCTCCAGGACCTGGGGCGTCCAGCGGGGGTCCGGACCGTCGTCGATGGTGATCGCGACCTGGCGGCCCGCGCCCTGTGCCAGCCGGGAGATCCCCAGCGGGACCCCGGAGGCGCCCTGAGCGGCACCGTGGGCGGCACTGTGCGCCGGGCCCTGGGCGGTGCCTGCGGTGCCGGCCGGTGCGGAGTGGCCGGACGGGGGCGCGTCCGGGGTGCGGACCACCGAGCCGTCGGTGGCGGCGTACGCCGGGGTGCCGGCTGCCGCCAGGAGCCCGAGGAGGGCGGCCGCAGCGACGTACCCCGCCCGTCGACGACGTGCGGAACTGGTGGTGATGCGCATGGACGTGCTCTTCCTTTGCCCTCGGCCCCCGGATCTCGCTGGTCGATCCAGGCTAGGTCATCCGTTCGGAGCCCCACCTCGACCAAATGGCCCGTTTTGTGTGGTTCAGGGCACACGGGTCCCCCGGCGAGCGGCCGACAGCCTCGGAGCGCCAACGGCTGTGGCCACTCCCGTGGTGCCGCACCCCGTGTGAGCAGTGTCACGGCCCGCCCACGCCGCGGGGCCGTGCGGAGCACCGCAGGGCTCCCGCCTCCTAGGGCGCCGTCATGGCTCCGCAGTGCTTCTTGATGAGCGCGTACGAGGCGATGCGGTCGCCGAGGTCGTAGACGGGCGTGGCCAGCATCAGCTCGTCCGCCCCGGTCCCGGCGGCCAGGTGTGCGAGCCGCGCCACGACGGTCTCGGGCGTGCCGACGGCCTGCTGGGCGCGGAAGCCCGCCAGTGCCTGCCGCTCCTGCTCCGTGAAGGGGTGGGTGGCCGCCTGCGCGGGGGTGGGGAAGGGGATCTGGCTCTCCCCCCTCAGGAGGCCGGCCTTGACGACGTTCATCGGCCCGGCACGACGGACGGCTTCCTCCTCCGTCTCCGCGCACACCGCCTCCACGCACAGCAGCACCCGGGGCCGCTCGCACCAGCGGGACGGGGAGAACGCCGACCGGTAACGCTCCAGAACGGCAAGGGTGTTGTCCGGCCTGATGTGGTGCGCTACGGCGACCGGCAGCCCGAGTTCCGCGGCGAGCGCGGCCCCTGCGGGGCTGGAGGCCAGCAGCCACGGCTCCGGCAGCGGACCCAGTGCCACCTCGTCCACCAGGAACGAAAGGATGGCGGCCACGTCGTCCCGGTACTCGGCATCCGTCGCCGGGTCGCCGCCGCGGCGCAGTGCCCGCGCGGTGGCGTCGTCGAACGTGCCGGGGCCGCGGCCGATGCCCAGGTCGATGCGGTCCTCGTGCAGGGCCGCGAGCGTGCCGAACTGCTCCGCCAGCGTGATGGGGGCGTGGTTCGGCGCCAGGACCCCGCCCGAACCGAGGCGGATGGCCGAGGTCGACGCGGCGGCGTGCGCGGTCAGTACGACCGGCGGGAACGCGCCGATCGCGGGAGAGTGGTGATGCTCCGCGTACCAGAGGCGGTGGTAGCCGAGGTCCTCCAGTCCTTGGGCGAAGGCCGTGGTGTCCCGCAGGGTGTCGGCGGCCCGGGTGCCCGTTTGCACCATCGCGACTTCCAGCGCTGAAAGGGGTATGTCGAGCATGGCGTCAGCATAGGGATCGCGGGTGGCCGGGCGGGCGGGCGTGATCGTTTTCGCGCCACGCCCGCCCTGCCGCAAACGGGGTCGTCGCTGCGGCTCAGTGCTCCTTGAGCAGGGCGCAGGCGAAGTTCTCCTGCACGGTGCGCAGTCGGGCCAGCAGCGCGGGCTTGTTGCCCTTGCTGGTCTGGGTGTTGATCGAGAAGGTCAGCGACCGGGTGCCGTCGGGTGTGGTGGCGGCGAGCTGGGTGTACCCGGGGAAGTTCCCGGTGTGGCCGTAGAGCACCCCGCAGCGGGTGGTGTACTGGAAGATCGCCAGCCCGGCGGCGTTGGTGCCGGGACCGGCAGGCTCCGAGGAGTCGCCGGGACGGAAGGTCAGCTGCTCCTTGCGGGTCTGCGCCGACAGCAAGGTGGGGCCGCCATAGGCCCGGATGAAGGTGCCCAGTTCCCGGGGGGTGGAGACGATGCCGCCGGAGGCCCAGACACCGGAGGCGCCCACGGCCTCGCTGATGTCCTCCGGTTCGGCCGGCGGCTGGACGTCGTAGCCGTGCAGGTACGGCTGCGGGAGCCGGTAGCCCAGGGGCAGGCTGGTGCGGCGCAGCCCCAGCGGGCGGTACACGAGCTCCTTGAGGAGGTCCTCGTAGCGTCGGTCGGTGACGGCCTCGGCCATGAGCGCGACGGCGATGTTGTCCGAGTTGGAGTACTCGTACAGGGAGCCGGGGACGAAGCGCAGCGGCTCGTCGGCCACGAAGTCGAGGAGGGTGCGCGGGTCGAACACGTGGCGCGGGTCGGCGGTGAGGATCTCCAGGAACCCGGGGTCGGCCGAGTAGTCCGGCAGGCCGCTCGTGTGCTGGAGGAGCTGGCGCAGCGTCACCGCGTGCCAGGCCTCGGGCTGGCCGGGCAGCCGCTCGCCGATGGTGTCGTCGAGGGAGAGCACGCCCTGGTCGACGAGCCGGAGGGCAACGGCCCCGCTGAACGCCTTGGCGATGCTGGCGATGCGCATGTGGTCGTCGGGGTGCGGTGGGCGGCCGGTCGCGATGTCGCCCACACCGGCCGTGTACACCTCCGTACGGTCTCCCCGGGTGAGCATGGCGATCGCCCCGGGCGGGCCGTCCTCCTGGGCGACCAGCCCGTCGAGCTGCCGCTGGAGACGCTTGTCGTGGCGCTGGCGGCCGTCGCCCGGACCCGGGTCACCGGCCGCCTGCGCGGGCTGCAGGAGCCCGCCGAGTGCGGCGGCGGTCAGGACGGCGGCGGACAGTCCGGTACGGAGACGGCTTCGGCGGGCACGGGCACGGGTCGGCATGTACGTGGCTCCTGGTGTGCGCGGGGACGGCCGGGGCGGGCGGCGCCCGGCCCGGCCCAGCAGTAGCAGCCCGAGCGGCCCGCCGGGACCGCGGCGCGCGCCGCGACCCCCCGGTTGGCCGCGTAAGTCGCCGTCGGACCCGGGTTGCCGCGGTGCCGGGCGCTCTGCGGCCGGGCCGGCCCGGGCGGCCCCGCGGGGGCTCCACCGGCCGACATTCGGCCGGGAGTTCGCTCCGACCGGCTCGCTTCTCTCCTCACCCGTCCGCGAATTGCCCGCAGCGGTTGTGCCGAGGTCTACGGGACGAGCCGCCGACAGGCCGGCGGCATCGAGGCCGCCTTCGGCAAGGGACCGTCCTGTCAGTGCGCTCCTGCATGCTCGTCCCATGACGCACGCTCCTGTCGAGGCTCTGCACGACCTCGCCCATAGCCACCTCCCGCCCGATGACGCCGCGCGCTGGATCGGCCTGCTCACCCCCGGCCTGCGCCTGGCCCACGCGGGCGGCGGACCGGTGGCGGGGCGGCTCGGCGGGCTCCCGGACCTGCCTCTCGACCTGCCGTGGCCCGTGTGGGAGGGATACGGCCCGCTGTCCCTCATCGCCTCGCTCGACTGCGCGGCCCTCACGGCGGCCGGCAACTGCGGGCTCGCCCTGCCCGACTCCGGAACCCTGCTGTTCTTCCTCCACGACGGGCGGCCCGACGGCGGCGACTCCCTCGTCCACGCCTCGGACCCCGGCACCCGGCCCGGCGCCCGGGTGCTGCACGTACCCGCAGGCACCCCCACCCGCACGCTCCCCGCCCCGCCCGGGCTCCCTCCGTATCCCGAGGTGCCGCTGACCGCACAGGCGGGGATGACCGTACCGGCCTACGACGCCCCCGTCGTGCGGGCCGCGTTCGGCGAGGTCGTGGACTCCCGGCAGTGGCGCCACCACCCGGTCAACGCCAGGGCGTTCACCACCGCCCTCAGCGCCCTCGACTCCGCTCCGGGCGATGTGCGGCACCGGCTCGGGGGCCACCCCGTGCCCGTACAGGGTGCCGTGGAGCGGGAGATCGCCCACGCGGCGCTCGGCCCCGGCGTCTCCTGGAACGACCCCCGCCTGGACGAGGAGGCAGCCCGGTGGATGCTGCTCGCGCAGATCGACACCGACGACGAGGCGGACATGATGTGGGGTGACGTCGGCACCCTCTACTGGCTCATCCGCCCCGCCGACCTCGCCGCGGGCCGCTTCGACGAGGCGAGCTTCGCCTGGCAGTGCTGCTGATTCACCGGGTCTCCCCCGCCGGGACCGTCGGCACCGGCCCCGCGCTCCGTGCGGCCTCTTCAGGCTGCGCCGGCGGCCCGGCCTGGAGGTGCTGGGCGGCCTCGGCGGCGGTGTAGGCGGAGGCGAAGGTGAACGCGCGCGGGGACGGCCCGTGCGCCCGCAGATCGGTCAGCCGCTCCAGGGCCTCGGCGACGGTCGGCCGGTGCCCGGCGGGGACCCACCAGAGCACCAGGTGCGCCTGGACGTGCCGCTCG encodes:
- a CDS encoding rhomboid-like protein translates to MNSQSLRGALDGLVRAVRGYPRRAPLTLAYVCLLLGSHAWVGHGLSTERAAAVLGHVSTNLDNLQDHPVPALLGSALFFDGTLTDVTSTDFVGTLITLGLGVCCFLAWVEHRWGRVRAVAVFLGGHVAATLLTAVVIAVALRHGWYPAAVRQALDYGVSYGAQTVLAIGTLALPRRGRLPWAAFVIAWPLGGADWSGPLPDFTTVGHLTAAALGFGLLGVPALRRQRVRATAPSRAATGSGQRRGPVPEPTPSPAAGTKTPPSSA
- a CDS encoding MarR family winged helix-turn-helix transcriptional regulator, with translation MEAKMSVEHDPPLDRVARIQADWRRERPDLDVGPQGVIGRLHRLADRLGAELGLVYDRYGLSEGEFDVLCALRRAGEPFERAPGELAAHTMVTTGAMTKRIDRLERSGLVTRRRSDDDQRGRIVALTSAGRDLVDRAFTDHMRNERRLLDLVTPEEAAVLETLLATWLSRLED
- a CDS encoding MBL fold metallo-hydrolase; its protein translation is MAEGTSFIDFDSPASRPRELDVRWIHGSPSAKHNTDPDIQVYAYDEHTVILRQNMAIDYEAPFLFLLFGNDRAVLIDTGATASGEFFPLRPVVDRLVDGWLARHPRQEYHLLVLHTHAHGDHTAGDGQFAGRPDTTVVAADLPTAWKHFGFDENPTATARVDLGGRGLECLATPGHHESAVTYYDPWTGFLLTGDTVYPGRLYIQDRHAFTRTIDRLIEFCERRPVTHVMGCHIEMTTEPGVDYPVRTTYQPHEPPLQMTTDHLHEIRAALDEIGTQPRRLAFPLFVLCPDD
- a CDS encoding FAD-dependent monooxygenase encodes the protein MTNRHAVVVGAGIGGLTGAVALHRRGWRVTVCERSPEPPVTGAGIGLAPNALRALDAVGVDVSRAIGGAVPATMGVRRPDGRWLTRAGTADMAARYGMAPLAVPRPALTATLAAALPPSALRYGTEVTGVDDAEDRPTVRTAAGPGIRADLVVAADGIHSPLRRAHFPAHPGLHYLGETAWRTIVDAPDLRIPAMSETWGRGERFGVTPLVDGRYYLYATAVVPPDTRLTDPRTELRRRFGTWHDPIPALLDRVGRQGAADVLRNDLYDLAAPLPYLHHGRIAWLGDAAHAMAPNLGQGGCQAIEDAVVLARLLPAGERGDGGDTAVPAALAAYTAARHARTDAVRLRARRVGRLGVLRNPVVVAVRDLAVRVTPARLALRGMDDLFNGFRLPA
- a CDS encoding polysaccharide deacetylase family protein, yielding MRITTSSARRRRAGYVAAAALLGLLAAAGTPAYAATDGSVVRTPDAPPSGHSAPAGTAGTAQGPAHSAAHGAAQGASGVPLGISRLAQGAGRQVAITIDDGPDPRWTPQVLETLRKNHVKATFCMIGTKAQKYPELVRAVAADGHRLCDHSVDHDVTMDHKPVAYQRQQILDGKAMIEKAVPGVPVAYYRAPGGAFTPDSRAIAAASGMRPLGWSVDPQDWSRPGLKAILSSVEGKLPRQPTVLFHDGGGDRSETVAALKEYLPWLTEQGYSFSFPARTT
- a CDS encoding MsnO8 family LLM class oxidoreductase; translated protein: MLDIPLSALEVAMVQTGTRAADTLRDTTAFAQGLEDLGYHRLWYAEHHHSPAIGAFPPVVLTAHAAASTSAIRLGSGGVLAPNHAPITLAEQFGTLAALHEDRIDLGIGRGPGTFDDATARALRRGGDPATDAEYRDDVAAILSFLVDEVALGPLPEPWLLASSPAGAALAAELGLPVAVAHHIRPDNTLAVLERYRSAFSPSRWCERPRVLLCVEAVCAETEEEAVRRAGPMNVVKAGLLRGESQIPFPTPAQAATHPFTEQERQALAGFRAQQAVGTPETVVARLAHLAAGTGADELMLATPVYDLGDRIASYALIKKHCGAMTAP
- a CDS encoding serine hydrolase domain-containing protein, whose translation is MPTRARARRSRLRTGLSAAVLTAAALGGLLQPAQAAGDPGPGDGRQRHDKRLQRQLDGLVAQEDGPPGAIAMLTRGDRTEVYTAGVGDIATGRPPHPDDHMRIASIAKAFSGAVALRLVDQGVLSLDDTIGERLPGQPEAWHAVTLRQLLQHTSGLPDYSADPGFLEILTADPRHVFDPRTLLDFVADEPLRFVPGSLYEYSNSDNIAVALMAEAVTDRRYEDLLKELVYRPLGLRRTSLPLGYRLPQPYLHGYDVQPPAEPEDISEAVGASGVWASGGIVSTPRELGTFIRAYGGPTLLSAQTRKEQLTFRPGDSSEPAGPGTNAAGLAIFQYTTRCGVLYGHTGNFPGYTQLAATTPDGTRSLTFSINTQTSKGNKPALLARLRTVQENFACALLKEH
- a CDS encoding YwqG family protein, translated to MTHAPVEALHDLAHSHLPPDDAARWIGLLTPGLRLAHAGGGPVAGRLGGLPDLPLDLPWPVWEGYGPLSLIASLDCAALTAAGNCGLALPDSGTLLFFLHDGRPDGGDSLVHASDPGTRPGARVLHVPAGTPTRTLPAPPGLPPYPEVPLTAQAGMTVPAYDAPVVRAAFGEVVDSRQWRHHPVNARAFTTALSALDSAPGDVRHRLGGHPVPVQGAVEREIAHAALGPGVSWNDPRLDEEAARWMLLAQIDTDDEADMMWGDVGTLYWLIRPADLAAGRFDEASFAWQCC